One genomic region from Oncorhynchus gorbuscha isolate QuinsamMale2020 ecotype Even-year linkage group LG13, OgorEven_v1.0, whole genome shotgun sequence encodes:
- the LOC123992946 gene encoding serine--tRNA ligase, mitochondrial-like encodes MVVPDMLKGAVFEGCEIQPHTHRSQVYSLDPTCFPDLNLAGKGEMGVAGYLWTMLLTGRTFLSCLCAVAHVTGLRRTQAERLGAFTEYITSTRWRCLL; translated from the exons ATGGTTGTGCCAGACATGCTGAAGGGGGCTGTATTT GAGGGTTGTGAAATCCAGCCTCATACCCACAGGTCTCAGGTGTACTCTCTGGACCCCACCTGcttccctgacctcaacctggcTGGCAAGGGGGAGATGGGCGTAGCAG GTTATTTATGGACCATGCTGTTAACTGGAAGGACCTTCCTGTCAT GCCTGTGTGCAGTAGCCCATGTTACAGGGCTGAGACGGACACAGGCAGAGAGACTTGGGGCCTTTACAGAGTACATCACTTCAACAAG GTGGAGATGTTTGTTGTGA